The following are encoded in a window of Chloroflexia bacterium SDU3-3 genomic DNA:
- a CDS encoding acyl-CoA desaturase has product MSVDFAALRRRLETPVERFLVVFTVVVPLIATIYAIVLLWEQLVGWRDIAIMLGMYTVTALGITVGFHRMLTHRSFAAHPVVRFLFLMFGSMAMEGPALDWASIHIQHHANSDHDDDPHSPIHGFLHAHLGWFFNGFKSNAEVYGRWLKKDRLVVFMSDTFLVWTVLSYLIPFLLGGWTGLLWGGFVRVFLTTHVTWSVNSICHTFGNRMFETTDRSYNNWVVGLLAFGEGWHNNHHAFPRSAFHGMRWYQFDLSSYVIMGLEKLRLVWDVQRVPEHVLEARLIKAAREMKAASLSQAE; this is encoded by the coding sequence ATGTCCGTCGACTTTGCCGCACTGCGTCGCCGCCTTGAGACCCCAGTTGAGCGTTTTCTGGTGGTGTTCACAGTGGTTGTCCCGCTGATAGCGACTATCTACGCCATCGTGCTGCTCTGGGAGCAGCTGGTGGGCTGGCGCGATATTGCGATCATGCTAGGGATGTACACGGTCACGGCGCTCGGCATCACCGTCGGGTTTCACCGCATGCTCACCCACCGCAGCTTTGCGGCGCACCCTGTGGTGCGCTTCCTGTTCCTGATGTTCGGCAGTATGGCCATGGAAGGCCCCGCGCTCGACTGGGCCTCGATCCACATCCAGCACCACGCCAACTCCGACCACGACGACGACCCCCACAGCCCGATCCACGGCTTCCTGCACGCGCACCTCGGCTGGTTCTTCAACGGCTTCAAGTCGAACGCTGAGGTCTACGGGCGCTGGCTGAAGAAGGATCGGCTGGTGGTGTTTATGAGCGACACCTTTTTGGTCTGGACTGTGCTGTCGTACCTGATCCCGTTCTTGCTGGGCGGCTGGACGGGCCTGCTCTGGGGCGGGTTCGTGCGCGTGTTTCTGACCACCCACGTGACGTGGAGCGTGAACTCGATCTGCCACACCTTTGGCAACCGCATGTTTGAGACCACCGACCGCAGCTACAACAACTGGGTGGTGGGCCTGCTGGCGTTTGGCGAGGGCTGGCACAACAACCACCACGCCTTCCCGCGCTCGGCCTTCCACGGCATGCGCTGGTATCAGTTCGATCTCTCTTCGTATGTGATCATGGGGCTAGAGAAGCTGCGGCTGGTGTGGGATGTGCAGCGCGTGCCCGAGCACGTGCTGGAGGCCCGGCTGATCAAGGCGGCCCGCGAGATGAAGGCGGCCTCGCTCTCGCAGGCCGAGTAG